In Bosea vestrisii, the following are encoded in one genomic region:
- a CDS encoding response regulator: protein MNAVAIVEDAGFDVLEASNADDAVALMVSRPDIAAVFSDIEMPGSMDGLALMHEVRIGWPPVVLILASGRITPPACDMPNDTTFLHKPYSETALLDALHAIN, encoded by the coding sequence ATGAACGCGGTCGCGATCGTCGAGGACGCGGGCTTCGACGTCCTCGAGGCATCGAACGCCGACGACGCCGTGGCTCTGATGGTATCCCGCCCGGACATCGCCGCCGTCTTCTCCGACATCGAGATGCCCGGATCCATGGACGGTCTGGCGCTGATGCATGAGGTCCGGATCGGGTGGCCGCCGGTCGTCCTGATCCTGGCGTCGGGCCGCATCACGCCGCCGGCCTGCGACATGCCGAATGATACGACGTTCCTGCACAAGCCCTACTCGGAGACGGCGCTACTCGACGCGCTTCATGCCATCAACTAG
- a CDS encoding DUF6894 family protein: MPKYTITTNDSESVERSEEPLEFPHTKAATDDAQVALGEMAREKLPNGKRADFGVSVEDETGKEVYRADLNFSAKTEDDLDRESEEADADDVAVTSGPVPAPD, from the coding sequence ATGCCGAAATACACGATCACTACCAACGACAGCGAGAGTGTTGAACGCTCCGAGGAGCCGCTCGAATTCCCGCACACCAAGGCGGCCACGGACGACGCGCAGGTCGCCTTGGGGGAGATGGCCCGGGAGAAGCTCCCGAACGGCAAGCGCGCCGATTTCGGCGTCAGTGTCGAGGACGAGACCGGCAAGGAGGTTTACCGGGCCGACTTGAACTTCAGTGCCAAGACCGAGGACGACCTCGATCGCGAGAGCGAGGAAGCGGATGCGGACGACGTCGCCGTGACCTCGGGACCGGTCCCCGCGCCTGACTGA
- a CDS encoding histidine kinase dimerization/phosphoacceptor domain -containing protein, translated as MTLVDSPSRSIIPENEAARMMAVRRYDILDTPPDGAFDRTTAIASRLFNVPISIISIVDNDRIWFKSHHGVDVGQIDREPGLCASAILQSDPFILLDAKTDPRSLANPLVASGFGLRFYVGVPLQTSDGFNLGTLCVIDKEPRTVSQDQIENLKDLAATVMDQMELRLAARRAVSKLEEVIDEKDDALRRSAMMAKEIDHRVMNSLQMVASLLKLHGRSVADGQAAAELALAASRVAAVARVHQHIYMSDTVETTECASYLRRLCQDLSDMLPDGRGPIVVEAIKTELPTEQIAPLGLILNELVTNAAKHGQGRITVALEHQGETSYVMRVSDEGKALPESFDPFARSGLGMKVVGSLTNQLGGEFVVKPSDDGAHSVFAVEFPRAR; from the coding sequence ATGACGCTCGTCGACAGCCCTTCGCGCTCGATCATCCCGGAAAACGAGGCCGCCCGGATGATGGCGGTGCGCCGCTACGACATCCTGGACACCCCGCCCGACGGCGCATTCGACCGGACGACAGCAATCGCGTCGCGGCTTTTCAACGTTCCGATCTCCATCATCAGCATCGTCGACAACGACCGGATCTGGTTCAAGTCGCATCACGGGGTCGACGTCGGGCAGATCGACCGCGAGCCCGGGCTGTGCGCGTCGGCGATCCTCCAGTCTGACCCCTTCATACTGCTCGACGCGAAGACGGACCCGCGCTCCCTGGCGAACCCGCTGGTGGCAAGCGGATTTGGCCTGCGCTTCTATGTCGGCGTGCCCCTTCAGACGAGCGACGGCTTCAACCTCGGAACGCTCTGCGTCATCGACAAGGAGCCGCGCACCGTCAGCCAGGACCAGATCGAGAACCTCAAGGATCTTGCCGCCACGGTCATGGACCAGATGGAGCTCAGGCTCGCCGCACGCCGTGCGGTCTCCAAGCTGGAAGAGGTCATCGATGAGAAGGACGATGCGCTGAGACGCTCCGCGATGATGGCCAAGGAAATCGACCATCGCGTCATGAACAGCCTACAGATGGTCGCGTCCCTGCTGAAGCTGCACGGCCGCAGCGTGGCAGACGGGCAGGCGGCAGCGGAGCTGGCCTTGGCCGCGAGCCGAGTGGCGGCCGTCGCGCGGGTCCATCAGCACATCTATATGAGCGACACGGTCGAGACGACGGAATGCGCCAGCTACCTCCGGCGGCTGTGCCAGGACCTGTCCGACATGTTGCCGGACGGGCGGGGGCCCATTGTCGTCGAGGCGATCAAGACCGAGCTGCCCACCGAGCAGATCGCCCCGCTGGGGCTCATCCTGAACGAGCTTGTCACGAACGCCGCAAAGCATGGCCAGGGCAGGATAACGGTCGCCTTGGAGCACCAGGGCGAAACCAGTTACGTGATGCGTGTCAGCGATGAGGGAAAGGCCCTGCCGGAATCGTTCGATCCGTTCGCGCGATCTGGCCTGGGCATGAAGGTCGTCGGCAGCCTGACGAACCAGCTTGGCGGCGAATTCGTCGTGAAGCCGTCCGATGACGGGGCGCACTCGGTCTTCGCGGTCGAATTCCCGCGGGCTCGGTAG
- a CDS encoding ferritin-like domain-containing protein, which translates to MATEPKALDDMFHDMLKDVYYAEKQILKALPKMAKAAKSPELKKAFETHRTETEGHVERLSDVFEAIGKAPRGKTCDAILGILEEGKAVMEDYADSPALDAGLVASAQAVEHYEMTRYGTLRAWAQQLGHKEAVTLLDATLAEETKTDELLTKISTSTNAAAVPKAKAA; encoded by the coding sequence ATGGCAACCGAACCCAAAGCCCTCGACGACATGTTCCACGACATGCTCAAGGACGTCTATTACGCCGAGAAGCAGATCCTTAAGGCCCTGCCGAAGATGGCCAAGGCGGCGAAGTCGCCAGAGCTGAAGAAGGCCTTCGAGACGCACCGCACCGAGACCGAGGGGCACGTCGAGCGTCTCAGCGACGTCTTCGAGGCGATCGGCAAGGCGCCCCGCGGCAAGACCTGCGACGCGATCCTCGGCATCCTGGAGGAAGGCAAGGCCGTCATGGAAGACTACGCCGACAGCCCTGCCCTCGACGCCGGTCTGGTCGCTTCCGCGCAGGCCGTCGAGCATTATGAGATGACCCGCTACGGCACGCTTCGGGCATGGGCGCAGCAGCTCGGTCACAAGGAAGCTGTCACCCTCCTCGACGCCACGCTGGCCGAGGAGACCAAGACCGACGAACTGCTGACCAAGATCAGCACGTCGACCAATGCGGCGGCGGTCCCCAAGGCGAAGGCGGCCTGA
- a CDS encoding PepSY domain-containing protein, whose translation MKKLIIASLIATATSFGAMAQTSTTSPAPTPAPADANAPLPGANSFTEGQAKSRLEANGYTNVTDLKKDDNGVWKGKATNAGAQVNVSVDYRGNIVKN comes from the coding sequence ATGAAAAAGCTGATCATCGCTTCCCTGATCGCCACAGCGACCTCCTTCGGCGCCATGGCCCAGACTTCCACCACGTCGCCGGCCCCGACGCCTGCCCCTGCCGACGCGAACGCCCCGCTGCCGGGCGCCAACAGCTTCACCGAAGGCCAAGCCAAGAGCCGCCTTGAAGCCAACGGCTACACCAATGTCACCGACCTGAAGAAGGACGACAACGGTGTCTGGAAGGGCAAGGCCACCAACGCCGGCGCGCAGGTCAATGTCTCGGTCGATTACCGCGGCAACATCGTCAAGAACTGA
- a CDS encoding cysteine hydrolase family protein, translating into MEQALPQLTSRTAHVCVDMQRLFSHDGPWSTPWLPKVVPQCVALARHRPEATIFTRFVTPVTADAAEGAWKEFYRRWPETTRARIDPALLELVPELASFVPPALVFDKPVYSAFAGRKLVAHLHDRDVDTVILTGAETDVCVLSSALGAVDHGFHVVIARDAVCSFSDAGHDALLDLFKQRFSQQIFTAETARVLEEWRE; encoded by the coding sequence ATGGAGCAGGCTTTACCGCAGTTGACCTCCCGCACCGCCCACGTCTGCGTCGACATGCAGCGGCTTTTCTCGCACGATGGCCCCTGGTCGACACCCTGGCTTCCGAAGGTGGTGCCGCAGTGCGTGGCGCTGGCGCGGCACCGGCCGGAGGCGACGATCTTCACGCGCTTCGTCACACCGGTCACCGCGGACGCGGCGGAGGGAGCCTGGAAGGAATTCTATCGCCGCTGGCCAGAAACCACGCGCGCACGGATCGACCCGGCGCTGCTGGAACTCGTCCCGGAGCTGGCATCCTTCGTTCCCCCAGCACTGGTCTTCGATAAGCCGGTCTATTCAGCCTTCGCAGGGAGAAAACTTGTCGCCCACCTGCACGATCGCGACGTGGATACGGTCATCCTGACGGGAGCCGAGACCGACGTCTGCGTGCTGTCTTCGGCGCTGGGGGCAGTGGATCATGGATTCCACGTCGTCATCGCGAGGGACGCCGTCTGCAGTTTTTCCGATGCCGGACACGACGCGCTTCTCGACCTCTTCAAACAACGCTTCAGCCAGCAGATATTCACCGCGGAGACCGCCCGGGTCCTGGAAGAGTGGCGTGAATGA